The DNA window TTCAGTAAGCTATTCCTTTATTTGCAAACCAAAATCATTCAGTCTTCTATTCAAAAACATTCTTCAGCTAAGACTAGATGGTCCATGCTAATCTTGTCtcaaattataattaataattttgcTGGTATTTCTAACAGTCATTGAAATGTCCAGTAACCTTGCAGCAAGCATGCTTGTAAACAGTATAGTAATagtgaggatgtgtgtgtagTTCAAAGTCTTAATGGTAGTTATGCAAGTTCCATTACAATGATGACAACTTGTGACTGAACACTAAACCCATTCACTGCACTTTTCATAGTAATGCCTTAAGGTCTATTTATGTGTACAGTTGATTGAGCATGTACACATAAGCTGGAGTGGCAGAGTCCTGACAGTCAGTTACATTAAGCGGTAGTGGTTATTTGTAGCTGTGCTTATTGTTAGTTGGTCCCACTGTCTGCTAAAATTGTAGACTGCTGCTAACTGATTAACTTGTCAGTGCTTAAGCAGGCTGCTAATCCTTCTAGTTTCTTACAGGCATCTCAGATTAGACTGTGCAAGACAGCAGGGATTCAGCTGCCTGAACCCTGATGGGCCACACACATGAGCCTCATGTGCTTATGAAATGcacttctctctgctctgtgttctgGTTCAAGGTCTCAGCTCGTTTGATATTATCTTCATTTGACCCCACTTCTAAGGCACTTTGCTTCTCTCTATCTTAATAACACTAGTATCTCAGCTAGCCAGTGTAAAATTGTCATGTATCCTGTGTCATGCCCATGACCCAGCTCCACCCTGTAATTACAGGACAGATCGCTAGAACACACATGGTTTCAAAGTAGTTTgagcttttgttttaattggaCCATTTAGACAAGCTAGTTAGACTTGATGACATAATGTTGCTTGCTCATAGTGTCTTTTTATACTTAATTCATTGCTTTGATCAAATCAGATCACAGTGATGTAGTTCGAGGCAGTTCTAATCAAACCTCACCCTGACTGATCACATGTAGCTGTCCTTGGCATTGTGATGCTGGATATATGAGTCAGCCAAGTTCCTGGACTTAAGGCAAgctgtgaaagaaaagaaacgaACAGAGCTGCAGTAACAACAAAATCAGACCTTCACAGGGAAAATGTCAGATGAAAACTGAGGCAAGTTAATTAAGACAATGAACTTGGTGATATCCAGATGCCCACTTTTCAATGGTGCATAGTCAAAACTGTTTAAATTCCAATAGTGAATTTTTACAGTAATATGAAAAATGATGTCTGCATGCGGCTTGATTCAGCGACACGTTTCTTGAGAGAAATATTGTGGTTTCTGTTGCTATGGATGAGCAGAACCATCTCatggtttttcttttgtgtcagCATCACTGTGAATGAAGGTGGTATGACAAATTCTCACACTTCCTGTATCCTGTGTCAGTTTTGTCTGCTTCTTGCATCCTGCTGACTCACATAGTTTCAAGCTCCTTTTACCACTCTGCCAGCCAGCTGAACCCTCTTTTCATGGCCTTATCCCTATGATAACATGAattacatacataaatacatatattagtTTAGCAGAGACTAATTCCaatatacagttatatataCAGCATGTGAATTTACATTTGAACTGTATCTGTACTCCTCTATCTCTTCTCATTTGCAGGTGGTTTTGCTATCGTTTTTTTGGTGCGGACTCATCAGAGCCTTCGCTGTGCATTAAAAAGGATGTACGTCAACAATGAACACGACCTGCAGGTCTGCAAACTTGAGATACAGATTATGGTGAGTAACACACTACAGTAACTGCTGAATGCAGAAGAGCAGATTATTTTTTGTTAGTGTCAACATTCCAGCTTCCAGTACCAGCGGGGAATTATCAACATCAGGAAAATGTGGCAAATATACATAACTTACTAATATGGAAGAAACATTTAATTgcattctttaatttttttttttttttcttgaaaattaaacatttattcactCTTATGTTAATGTTTCTCATGGCTTCATTCCGTCATATCCATGACTGTGACAGAGGGAGCCGTGGCATATTCATGATATTGGTTATACAtgcaatttttaaaaatgtatttagtttttaatcaaCATAGTCAACATAAACATAGATTTAACATAAACAGACTGGCACCTTTGAATTGCTCTTTGCCTTTTCAACCCAGTAAGTTAGTTGGTGCACACAGTCGGCACATGTGGAATTTCACAGTAAATTCAGCATTAAGTTCTTCAAAAGCTTGCATGTGATAAAGTCACAAAATCTGGCTGACCTACCAGTCTCAATGAATAGATTGATGAgtgcattttactttttttttttttttttgactggaGCTGGTCATCCTCATCTAATCATTTCAGTGCATTaggttctgctgctgctggatacTGCCGTcactactttaaaaaaaaaaaaaaaaaaaggaaccagGGTGCTTGTTCAGACGACACTTTTAGATGACGTCAGATTAATGGAAAGGAGTGTATGTCTGAAAGGGGCTTAAGTTAAACGAACCAGCTCCTGCACCAACACCCTGGGTGGCATGACTTTCTCTGGATGATTAGCATCATTAATTCCTGTCCAGACCTTCGGCACAGGATCAGCTTCTCTttgcaaatgaaaaatagaCTGAATAGATGCAAACTTGGATGTATTTTGTAGTTGTTAAATCTATGAAAACTGTATTTCCattgtttgtcagtgttgttctttctgtgtttatttacacagaGGGACCTTGTGGGCAACAAAAACATAGTTGGTTTCCTGGACTCCAGCATAACTGCAGTTGGAGCTGGCGATGTTTGGGAAGTGCTAATCTTAATGGACTACTGTCGAGGTAAGTTGGCCCACACCCTGTGCCTTTCTGTCTCAGTTGAACTCAAAACTCCATTACCCGCGGCTCCTCAAAGCATCCTGTTCTGCTCGAAGGCAAATATTTAACTGATAGGAGGTCTTTTTCAGTTCATACGTCACTGAGCAGTGTTATTTGTAGAATGTTGAAATATTACTATGAAGCTGTCGAAGCCTCTGTAGAATGAAACATTTCCCAGAGGTTGTTTTGGAGCTTAACTGAAAACGAATGTTTTGACGTTGTTTATAAGTACCATGTCAATTTTCAAACTTTAGCAAAACAATTAGATAAATGTAAGACTATGTATATATTGTAAGATTATTTCATTATCTAATCATTTTGACACTTTTTACAATATATCTTAGAGATGCAAGTGCCTTTGAAAATGTAGTAGAAAAACAGTAGTGAGCAGATAGATCTGGTGTTCATTTGATTGACTGTTAGTTGACCTATTTATTTTGTGCAGGTGGGCAGGTGGTTAACCTAATGAACCAGCGGTTACAAACAGGGTTTTCTGAAGCCGAGGTGTTACAGATCTTTTGTGACACATGCGAGGCAGTTGCTCGTCTCCACCAGTGCAAGACTCCAATCATCCATCGAGATCTCAAGGCAAGTCTAATTTCGTCCCCGACATGAAGCAAATTTATAACCATGCAAATTAAATCTAAGTAATTTGTTATGACATTATTTATACTTCATGCACTCTCATCACGTCTTTCTCATGTAGGTAGAAAATATTCTTCTGCATGACCGAGGACACTATGTGCTCTGTGACTTTGGAAGTGCCACCAACCACTTCCAAAACCCACAAACGGAGGGTGTCCCCATAGTGGaggaagaaattaaaaagtaagttgttgggtttttttttctgatttctctAAATGTTCTATCCTTTTTATAACTACATTTTAGAAGCTCGCTGACATGCTCTCAATACCAGGTACACTACTCTGTCATACCGTGCTCCAGAGATGGTCAACCTCTACGGGGGAAAGGTGATCACAACAAAGGCAGATATTTGGGTGAGATTATCTAGATTATATGATCAGAATTACTGTTGAAATGATATGTGACATTTTGGACACAGAGTCACATTTAATAATAGTgatatgttttctctctgtataGGCTTTGGGTTGCCTACTCTATAAGCTGTGTTACTTCACACTTCCGTTTGGGGAGAGCCAAGTGGCTATCTGTGATGGAAGTTTCACTATCCCAGACAACTCCCGTTACTCCCAGGACATGCACTGTCTCATCAGTGAGTAATCTTGTATCACGGATTATACTCATTGTACTGATCTTGCATCATGTGCGGTAAATGTACAATTAAGTCTATGTTTTTTGTctgataaacacattttctgttgacCTCTCAGGATACATGCTGGAACCTGACCCAGACAAGAGGCCAGACATCTACCAAGTATCCTACTTTGCCTTTAAAGTGGCTCGGCGAGAGTGTCCAATCCCAAATGTACATGTAAGTCAGTATGATCAGAAAAATGGCAGGAATTTGAGATGAAAGTATGTTGTAGGGTTAGTCTCCttactttattttgtaatgacATTGGAGAAAAGCGATGTTTTTCCAGTTGTTTGTCCTCCAGAATtattatactgtgtgttatACTAGTATCATTAGTATCtagtgtattttaaatgtagCTCAGTTCTTGGTCTACCGATTCAGCCAAATCTCACTTTAATTTTGGGGTATTGAAGTCTTTTGAGATCAGTGAGATATCATATCAGTgagattattatattatgtctGGCTGATATAATTGTCAGTGATAGGAATAAGATCAACAAGTTGGTTCTACTATAGGCTTGACACTGATTCATTAGAGTCTGTTCTGAGAAAAGATCAGAAGGAGAGTACACACCAGCAGTGCTTGTAATAATTAGAAAGTATGAAATTCCCACTTTATCTCCAAGGACACTGTTTCTGTGCTGGGCTGCAGAGGAGGTATTTGGTATTAAAAAAATCCACTCAATTTGTCTAAAGGAAAGATTATAGCAAGactgtttcagtgttcatgtGGAAACCTGCCTGTTGTTTTATGACACACTTGATGCACTGTGAACCTACATCTTCCTTTAAATAAGATTAAAATGGGCAATCGGTATCCATTCAAGGAAGCTCAGAATCCATAGTGGAAAGTAGCTTTCTTGATGTTTCATTGATATAAGAGATTGAAACTCTTTGAATTGTCTGtgatatgtgtttttattgttgcagaATATGCCCATTCCTGCAAAACTCCCTGAGCCTATCCGAGTCAGTGAAGCAGTGGCTAAAAAAAGTCAAAGCAAAGCCAGGTGAGTGGCAAGCAAAGCAGTTGAGTGTTATTACTACAACACTTTACCATTACTCATCAGTTATCGCTTTCTTCCATCAGGCTCACAGACCCCATTCCTACCACGGAAACCTCAATTGCACCTCGCCAACGCCCCAAGGCTGGCCAGGCTCAGCCCCAGCCAATATCAGGCATTCTTTCTATCCAGCCAGCTCTCACCCCACGCAAGAGACCCAATGTTGCTGGCGGAGTGCCCCAGGCCATAGGTACTGGTTCCTCTATaatatgtctgtatgtcagAGTCGAAACCATTGGTAACAGACATGTACACTAGATATAAGTGAATTTTTTGAAGAATTTGACTGTTAGGCTTATCAACACATAGTCACTCAACCTTGTCCTccacagttattttatattaaccATCTAAATAGATTggtgaaaatgtttaatgacataaaatgccaaaaacacTACAGAAGTGGTACAACAAACTTTTACTGAATTCAGCTGTGTTAAACAAATGCATTCATTCTTCATATGAAATTAAGAATAGGGCCCAAAATATCATTTTGCTCAAATATTACCAGTTGTTAAAAATCTGGATCTACTTTTCGTTGAAAGGATTCTTTAACtacttgaacacacacacacacacacacacacacacactttcacaacATATCAAGAGAGTTTTCACTTGACAGCTTATTATAACACACAAGTCCATGCAGTATTTATTTGCACAGATTTTTCAAGTCAACAGAAATATAATTTGTATGTTATAAATTATCgatttttctcactttcagGTGTTGGTATTAATGTCCCACCTTCAGCTACAGCCACTGTCCAACCTACTCAACAGGCTCCTGCCACACAGGCTGCAACACAGCCAGCTCAGACAACCAACATGCCGCCACAGGCTACACCACAGCATCACCAGCTTCtcatgaagcagcagcaggcagcagccTTCTTAAGCCCACAGAGTAATCAGCAGGTAGGCAGCCTTGCAAGAAAagagtggagtgtgtgtgtttaattttcagACCAGATGTTCCTggtttaaactgtatttttataccCTATTATTTAGGGTGCCCTACTATCTTATGTTATcttaaaagtgtttttacattacagGTTATAGGGTTAATATAGGTATTAAAGGCATCTACCTCTTTCTTTTCAGAATTTTCTAgcaaaaaaacactgaatatttttgCTCTAATCATTTTACCTGGGCCAAAGCTTGAAGCTGAGCCTTGCTTATGATTGGCTGTGTGGTATTCCCATGTAGCATCATCTGGTACAAAGCCTCCaccaccaacagcagcaacaacaaacagcatctcATGTGTCTACCCTGTTGCAATCCAAAGCTAAACCTGTTCCTCAAGCTGTTACCCTACCACGACCACACCATCAGCAGCACATGGTCCATGAGGCACCTGCTGTCCATCTCACACCCATCCCTGAGTCAGCACTTACTGGTCCTGCAGCTGAACCAGAGGTTGTGGTAACATCCTACTCCTGCTGccgtctgctgctgctctttggGTTGGGGTTGATGATTAGCCTCTCTCTACCTAATCATGAACATGTTTACTCTTTATctctttgttttactcttttcttttttactttgaacAACGAACAGGGAGGCATTCAGGAATATATTAGGTATAGCTATAGATAATATATTTAGTTAGAAGTGTTTCCTTTAATGATTAGAACAATCAGTATAAtctaatgatttatttttgcacactgcacacCTCCTGTATATATTTTCACTTAcctaaaatgtgtttccatctctttctttttctgtaacTGTTTTCTCTGATTTCATAGAGATGTGGTTTCGGGTGAATTTCTAATCCTCctacagattttcttttccagctgATTTCATGTTTGGGGGTCCTCATTGCGCACTAAACAGATCTTAGGAATTAGCATCACGTTTTCTCTAATATTGATATCTTCATCTATACTTTCTCTTTACAGACATCTGGCCGAGGTATGCACAAAGTTGGCTCCCTGACACCCCCTTCATCACCAAAGATGGCTCCCAAGGGTGGTCACAGACGCATCCTGAGCGATGTCACCCACAGTGCTGTATTTGGTGTCCCAGTCAGCAAGTCTACCCAGTTACTTCAGGCAGCCGCAGCTGAGGCCAGCCTCAACAAGTCCAAGTGAGCAGAAATAATCCCCTTCAGTGATCTGGGGATGAACTGGCCTTTCATGGCATTGAGTGAGCTCAGAGAGCCAATAAAACAGTCCATTCAAATGATAAAACCAGAGCATCCAGTTAAAGAACAATCACTCAATTCAGTCTTTAAATAGCTCTGTTCACTCATTTGCATACATCAGTAGGCCACTGTCTACAGACTTGACATCCAAAATTTCACTTTGCacttgtttatgtttatgtttaaaccCCTGTGTACTGCAGGTCAGCCAGCACTACCCCTTCTGGCTCCCCATGCTCGTCCCAGCAGAGTGTGTATCATCCAGGTGATGGAGACGCACCGTCAGCCTATACTGCACCCATTAGTCAGCCTAGCTGGAATCCCTTTGGCGATGATAACTTCTCCAAGCTAACAGCAGAAGAGTTGCTCAACAAAGACTTTGCAAAGCTAGCTGAGAGTAAGGTTCAACTTGTGCACTCTATACCTACACCTGCAGCATTGCCAAATAGCTGTGTTATCTAACTATAATTGCTACTTTGATGTTTGtgaacagctgctgctcaaGGAGATAAAGTCATGGGCTCCAGTGAAAATCTTATCCCTGGGCTCAGTGCTTTTCCTGGTAAGGATTTGGTTAATTCTTCTCAGTCCTCTCTTTGCTTTACATAGTATGTTTTCTATGAGGCTTCAGCATATATATGATACATTTGTCATCACATTGACATTTCTCTCAGTCTTCTGTTTTAGTATTAATGAAAGGAGGGGTTGTCATAAAAGTTAGCCCATGTTTTTTTCTATACTTTGGCTTGTACCGTTCTGTTCCTCCATCGTCCATGTTCATGTTCCTTCATTTgttctcttctgtctttattgtcTGTAAAACAGTAATTTGAAAGATCTGTGAACATCATGAGTGCAGCTTCAGTGCTGTTGACCGTCCCAGACCTCTTAATACTTGCTTGCTCTCTGACAACACAGCTCATTTTCTTGTCACGACATGACACAGAATGAGCCGTGCCTTTGATGCTCTGAGGCCTTGAACAGCTCTtgaacaaatatatttttagacctaaagagtcatgttttttattaactgAGGTGCTTTCCTAGATATCCTACTATGCTGAAGCTAGTTTATGAATGCTAGTTTTATGGTTTGGATTTGTACATGGTCCTATCTTGTTGACACAGAAGGCAGCCTCACAGTGGCTCCTTGTCAGCTTCCATGAATAGAGACCATAGCTACAGCTAGTTCACATCTCATTTGCAGATCTGTGCTTTGGCTGTTGCCTGGTAACGCAAAGGACAAATTCTCCTTTGTTAATTGGATTGCCTCATTTGCTGAGGGAGCCTGTTCACCAGTTCCAGTAAGAACAAGAGAAAGTTAAGCACACTGTCTTGTTAAAATGATCACCTAGccttttatgttttcattagttTAGCCTTTAGCTCGTTTGGAAGTGCACGCTTCTTAGCTGTGTAACTTACTTTGTGTAGTTTCTGGTTAATGCTGAACTGGCTGGATACAAATATCGAGACCATTACGTAATCAGGGTGTGGTTAATCTTCTCTAACCAGACTAAGCTATCTCTTTGAGTCTCTTTATATCACTCAGGGTAGAATACACACAAGCAAACGGACGCAAACAGTCTATCTGAGCAGCGTTTAAGATAAAAATTGTTTAACAAAAGTTAGCAGTGTATATTAAAAAGAATTGTTAGTGTAATGTGCcctctgtttacttttctaAAAGAAGTAGATTTCTGACATTTGAGATTTTTGAAAAAAGCTTTTCAGCAGTGTTGGCCTCTTTCCTATAGTGAAGGGGGCAATGGGTCACATCTGCTGTGCCATTTTCTGAGCCAACACATTCCTTGTCTAAGACCCCATCTTATTTTATCCCATAGCAGTTTCCTGTGAGTATGGACTGCAGTGAAAAGTCggtagtttgttgttttatgtgtg is part of the Anabas testudineus chromosome 9, fAnaTes1.2, whole genome shotgun sequence genome and encodes:
- the LOC113150289 gene encoding AP2-associated protein kinase 1-like isoform X4, whose protein sequence is MKKFFDSRRELVSSGPGSTAGGGGAGSGSGGSFIGRVFTIGRYQVTVEEIIAEGGFAIVFLVRTHQSLRCALKRMYVNNEHDLQVCKLEIQIMRDLVGNKNIVGFLDSSITAVGAGDVWEVLILMDYCRGGQVVNLMNQRLQTGFSEAEVLQIFCDTCEAVARLHQCKTPIIHRDLKVENILLHDRGHYVLCDFGSATNHFQNPQTEGVPIVEEEIKKYTTLSYRAPEMVNLYGGKVITTKADIWALGCLLYKLCYFTLPFGESQVAICDGSFTIPDNSRYSQDMHCLIRYMLEPDPDKRPDIYQVSYFAFKVARRECPIPNVHNMPIPAKLPEPIRVSEAVAKKSQSKARLTDPIPTTETSIAPRQRPKAGQAQPQPISGILSIQPALTPRKRPNVAGGVPQAIGVGINVPPSATATVQPTQQAPATQAATQPAQTTNMPPQATPQHHQLLMKQQQAAAFLSPQSNQQTSGRGMHKVGSLTPPSSPKMAPKGGHRRILSDVTHSAVFGVPVSKSTQLLQAAAAEASLNKSKSASTTPSGSPCSSQQSVYHPGDGDAPSAYTAPISQPSWNPFGDDNFSKLTAEELLNKDFAKLAETAAQGDKVMGSSENLIPGLSAFPEKLIEGLKSPETSLLLPDLLALADPFNSSAESSTNAKADVCEDSLIPGLEAPQAQQHPAQQPELIPVTLPDSLTGEDSLLSCDLLSHTSHGSQSVSLLSSSSAPTGSCSGSYREELPPGQTASDSALLMSCGEKGNDDEFDPIPVLISKNSNQDLQGESNGYSVLQEGQETEHLERDFQRDEDCVHSSDEDDEKEGQNEEQHDGEAIESHVAAHDCSGSRPLLLDSEDEDEQGAELMLHSSPHSSTLPTQPSTTFHQPAPSSSAQNHSQHVQEPAPSTDVTTDVCDVFANAPFPRAPLAAEQQLDVFSQAPFGKRKEATGAQTKSSYPHPAGAHAGIPDQCVLGQVTQQPFRPQALAKYSRHFEGPVPQQPVAAHRVVSNVGRQTTVASVPVGPLYSLTSEVSAVDPFVSAPFHFKAPQEKP
- the LOC113150289 gene encoding AP2-associated protein kinase 1-like isoform X3, giving the protein MKKFFDSRRELVSSGPGSTAGGGGAGSGSGGSFIGRVFTIGRYQVTVEEIIAEGGFAIVFLVRTHQSLRCALKRMYVNNEHDLQVCKLEIQIMRDLVGNKNIVGFLDSSITAVGAGDVWEVLILMDYCRGGQVVNLMNQRLQTGFSEAEVLQIFCDTCEAVARLHQCKTPIIHRDLKVENILLHDRGHYVLCDFGSATNHFQNPQTEGVPIVEEEIKKYTTLSYRAPEMVNLYGGKVITTKADIWALGCLLYKLCYFTLPFGESQVAICDGSFTIPDNSRYSQDMHCLIRYMLEPDPDKRPDIYQVSYFAFKVARRECPIPNVHNMPIPAKLPEPIRVSEAVAKKSQSKARLTDPIPTTETSIAPRQRPKAGQAQPQPISGILSIQPALTPRKRPNVAGGVPQAIGVGINVPPSATATVQPTQQAPATQAATQPAQTTNMPPQATPQHHQLLMKQQQAAAFLSPQSNQQHHLVQSLHHQQQQQQTASHVSTLLQSKAKPVPQAVTLPRPHHQQHMVHEAPAVHLTPIPESALTGPAAEPETSGRGMHKVGSLTPPSSPKMAPKGGHRRILSDVTHSAVFGVPVSKSTQLLQAAAAEASLNKSKSASTTPSGSPCSSQQSVYHPGDGDAPSAYTAPISQPSWNPFGDDNFSKLTAEELLNKDFAKLAETAAQGDKVMGSSENLIPGLSAFPAKADVCEDSLIPGLEAPQAQQHPAQQPELIPVTLPDSLTGEDSLLSCDLLSHTSHGSQSVSLLSSSSAPTGSCSGSYREELPPGQTASDSALLMSCGEKGNDDEFDPIPVLISKNSNQDLQGESNGYSVLQEGQETEHLERDFQRDEDCVHSSDEDDEKEGQNEEQHDGEAIESHVAAHDCSGSRPLLLDSEDEDEQGAELMLHSSPHSSTLPTQPSTTFHQPAPSSSAQNHSQHVQEPAPSTDVTTDVCDVFANAPFPRAPLAAEQQLDVFSQAPFGKRKEATGAQTKSSYPHPAGAHAGIPDQCVLGQVTQQPFRPQALAKYSRHFEGPVPQQPVAAHRVVSNVGRQTTVASVPVGPLYSLTSEVSAVDPFVSAPFHFKAPQEKP
- the LOC113150289 gene encoding AP2-associated protein kinase 1-like isoform X7 yields the protein MKKFFDSRRELVSSGPGSTAGGGGAGSGSGGSFIGRVFTIGRYQVTVEEIIAEGGFAIVFLVRTHQSLRCALKRMYVNNEHDLQVCKLEIQIMRDLVGNKNIVGFLDSSITAVGAGDVWEVLILMDYCRGGQVVNLMNQRLQTGFSEAEVLQIFCDTCEAVARLHQCKTPIIHRDLKVENILLHDRGHYVLCDFGSATNHFQNPQTEGVPIVEEEIKKYTTLSYRAPEMVNLYGGKVITTKADIWALGCLLYKLCYFTLPFGESQVAICDGSFTIPDNSRYSQDMHCLIRYMLEPDPDKRPDIYQVSYFAFKVARRECPIPNVHNMPIPAKLPEPIRVSEAVAKKSQSKARLTDPIPTTETSIAPRQRPKAGQAQPQPISGILSIQPALTPRKRPNVAGGVPQAIGVGINVPPSATATVQPTQQAPATQAATQPAQTTNMPPQATPQHHQLLMKQQQAAAFLSPQSNQQHHLVQSLHHQQQQQQTASHVSTLLQSKAKPVPQAVTLPRPHHQQHMVHEAPAVHLTPIPESALTGPAAEPETSGRGMHKVGSLTPPSSPKMAPKGGHRRILSDVTHSAVFGVPVSKSTQLLQAAAAEASLNKSKSASTTPSGSPCSSQQSVYHPGDGDAPSAYTAPISQPSWNPFGDDNFSKLTAEELLNKDFAKLAETAAQGDKVMGSSENLIPGLSAFPEKLIEGLKSPETSLLLPDLLALADPFNSSAESSTNAKADVCEDSLIPGLEAPQAQQHPAQQPELIPVTLPDSLTGEDSLLSCDLLSHTSHGSQSVSLLSSSSAPTGSCSGSYREELPPGQTASDSALLMSCGEKGNDDEFDPIPVLISKNSNQGGHSRSNSGSSESNIPNLARSLLLVDQLIDL
- the LOC113150289 gene encoding AP2-associated protein kinase 1-like isoform X1, with amino-acid sequence MKKFFDSRRELVSSGPGSTAGGGGAGSGSGGSFIGRVFTIGRYQVTVEEIIAEGGFAIVFLVRTHQSLRCALKRMYVNNEHDLQVCKLEIQIMRDLVGNKNIVGFLDSSITAVGAGDVWEVLILMDYCRGGQVVNLMNQRLQTGFSEAEVLQIFCDTCEAVARLHQCKTPIIHRDLKVENILLHDRGHYVLCDFGSATNHFQNPQTEGVPIVEEEIKKYTTLSYRAPEMVNLYGGKVITTKADIWALGCLLYKLCYFTLPFGESQVAICDGSFTIPDNSRYSQDMHCLIRYMLEPDPDKRPDIYQVSYFAFKVARRECPIPNVHNMPIPAKLPEPIRVSEAVAKKSQSKARLTDPIPTTETSIAPRQRPKAGQAQPQPISGILSIQPALTPRKRPNVAGGVPQAIGVGINVPPSATATVQPTQQAPATQAATQPAQTTNMPPQATPQHHQLLMKQQQAAAFLSPQSNQQHHLVQSLHHQQQQQQTASHVSTLLQSKAKPVPQAVTLPRPHHQQHMVHEAPAVHLTPIPESALTGPAAEPETSGRGMHKVGSLTPPSSPKMAPKGGHRRILSDVTHSAVFGVPVSKSTQLLQAAAAEASLNKSKSASTTPSGSPCSSQQSVYHPGDGDAPSAYTAPISQPSWNPFGDDNFSKLTAEELLNKDFAKLAETAAQGDKVMGSSENLIPGLSAFPEKLIEGLKSPETSLLLPDLLALADPFNSSAESSTNAKADVCEDSLIPGLEAPQAQQHPAQQPELIPVTLPDSLTGEDSLLSCDLLSHTSHGSQSVSLLSSSSAPTGSCSGSYREELPPGQTASDSALLMSCGEKGNDDEFDPIPVLISKNSNQDLQGESNGYSVLQEGQETEHLERDFQRDEDCVHSSDEDDEKEGQNEEQHDGEAIESHVAAHDCSGSRPLLLDSEDEDEQGAELMLHSSPHSSTLPTQPSTTFHQPAPSSSAQNHSQHVQEPAPSTDVTTDVCDVFANAPFPRAPLAAEQQLDVFSQAPFGKRKEATGAQTKSSYPHPAGAHAGIPDQCVLGQVTQQPFRPQALAKYSRHFEGPVPQQPVAAHRVVSNVGRQTTVASVPVGPLYSLTSEVSAVDPFVSAPFHFKAPQEKP
- the LOC113150289 gene encoding AP2-associated protein kinase 1-like isoform X6 encodes the protein MKKFFDSRRELVSSGPGSTAGGGGAGSGSGGSFIGRVFTIGRYQVTVEEIIAEGGFAIVFLVRTHQSLRCALKRMYVNNEHDLQVCKLEIQIMRDLVGNKNIVGFLDSSITAVGAGDVWEVLILMDYCRGGQVVNLMNQRLQTGFSEAEVLQIFCDTCEAVARLHQCKTPIIHRDLKVENILLHDRGHYVLCDFGSATNHFQNPQTEGVPIVEEEIKKYTTLSYRAPEMVNLYGGKVITTKADIWALGCLLYKLCYFTLPFGESQVAICDGSFTIPDNSRYSQDMHCLIRYMLEPDPDKRPDIYQVSYFAFKVARRECPIPNVHNMPIPAKLPEPIRVSEAVAKKSQSKARLTDPIPTTETSIAPRQRPKAGQAQPQPISGILSIQPALTPRKRPNVAGGVPQAIGVGINVPPSATATVQPTQQAPATQAATQPAQTTNMPPQATPQHHQLLMKQQQAAAFLSPQSNQQHHLVQSLHHQQQQQQTASHVSTLLQSKAKPVPQAVTLPRPHHQQHMVHEAPAVHLTPIPESALTGPAAEPETSGRGMHKVGSLTPPSSPKMAPKGGHRRILSDVTHSAVFGVPVSKSTQLLQAAAAEASLNKSKSASTTPSGSPCSSQQSVYHPGDGDAPSAYTAPISQPSWNPFGDDNFSKLTAEELLNKDFAKLAETAAQGDKVMGSSENLIPGLSAFPDLQGESNGYSVLQEGQETEHLERDFQRDEDCVHSSDEDDEKEGQNEEQHDGEAIESHVAAHDCSGSRPLLLDSEDEDEQGAELMLHSSPHSSTLPTQPSTTFHQPAPSSSAQNHSQHVQEPAPSTDVTTDVCDVFANAPFPRAPLAAEQQLDVFSQAPFGKRKEATGAQTKSSYPHPAGAHAGIPDQCVLGQVTQQPFRPQALAKYSRHFEGPVPQQPVAAHRVVSNVGRQTTVASVPVGPLYSLTSEVSAVDPFVSAPFHFKAPQEKP